From a single Brassica rapa cultivar Chiifu-401-42 chromosome A01, CAAS_Brap_v3.01, whole genome shotgun sequence genomic region:
- the LOC103849722 gene encoding probable BOI-related E3 ubiquitin-protein ligase 3, with amino-acid sequence MAVEAHHLNPLFSSNREMMYPVEANGLVYTNQIRYNTLPAATMPFNPTMECQTSTFNPVYNTSPVDFLVHQSMKPTIHSVDSSVTYNSDNNNGNNVNYLPPVSSLRKRPREESVVENPMPSQKRCTDPLMFLGQDLSSNVQHHNLDIDRLISNHVEIMRMGIEEKRKEQGRKIMEAIEQGLMKTLRAKDEEINHIGKLNLFLEEKVKSLTVENQLWRDMAQSNEATVNSLRSNLQQVLAAVERNRWEEPTTADDAQSCCGSSDEGDSTMMRTVSSTMCRSCGKGEASVLLLPCRHMCLCSVCGSSINTCPICKSPKNASLHVNLS; translated from the exons ATGGCCGTTGAAGCACACCATCTTAATCCTTTATTTTCTTCCAACAG AGAAATGATGTATCCCGTTGAAGCGAACGGTTTAGTCTACACAAACCAGATCAGATACAACACTCTTCCAGCGGCGACGATGCCGTTTAACCCTACCATGGAATGTCAAACTTCTACGTTTAATCCCGTTTACAACACATCACCGGTTGATTTTTTGGTTCACCAGTCCATGAAACCAACGATCCACTCCGTTGATAGTTCTGTCACATACAACAGCGACAATAATAATGGCAACAACGTTAATTATCTTCCTCCGGTGTCGTCTTTGAGAAAACGCCCCAGAGAAGAATCGGTTGTTGAAAACCCTATGCCAAGCCAGAAACGTTGCACCGATCCTCTCATGTTCCTAGGACAAGACTTGTCTTCTAACGTCCAGCATCACAACTTAGATATCGACCGCTTGATCTCTAATCAT GTCGAGATAATGAGAATGGGGAttgaagagaagagaaaagaaCAAGGTAGGAAGATAATGGAAGCTATTGAGCAAGGGTTGATGAAGACACTTAGAGCCAAAGATGAAGAGATCAATCACATAGGCAAACTAAACCTCTTTCTCGAAGAGAAGGTTAAGTCTCTCACTGTAGAGAATCAGTTATGGCGTGACATGGCACAATCTAATGAAGCCACCGTAAACTCCCTACGGTCCAATCTCCAACAAGTCCTCGCCGCAGTGGAACGTAACCGCTGGGAGGAGCCTACAACTGCTGATGACGCGCAGTCTTGTTGCGGAAGCAGCGACGAGGGTGATAGTACGATGATGCGCACGGTTTCAAGTACGATGTGTAGAAGCTGTGGGAAAGGAGAAGCTAGTGTGTTACTGTTACCATGCAGACACATGTGTCTATGCAGTGTGTGTGGTTCTTCGATTAACACTTGTCCAATCTGTAAATCTCCAAAGAACGCTAGTCTTCATGTTAATCTTTCCTAA